In Dendropsophus ebraccatus isolate aDenEbr1 chromosome 13, aDenEbr1.pat, whole genome shotgun sequence, the sequence ccatatagtagccaggccccctctgtgggttcatatagtagccaggcttctctgcctccatataatagacaggccccctctgtgggttcatatagtagccaggccccctctgtgcctctatatagtagccaggccccctgtgtgggttcatatagtagccaggccccctgtgtgggttcatatagtagccaggcctcctctgtgcctccatatagtagccaggccccctttatgcctccatatagtagccaggcccctctgtgcctccatatagtagccaggcccctctgtgtctccatatagtagccaagcccctctgtgcctccatatagtagccaggcccctctgtgtctccatatagtagccaagcccctctgtgtctccatatagtagccaagcccctctgtgtctccatatagtagccaggcccctctgtgcctccatatagtagccaggcccctctgtgcctccatatagtagccaggcccctctgtgtctccatatagtagccaagcccctctgtgtctccatatagtagccaagcccctctgtgtctccatatagtagctaggcccctctgtgcctccatatagtagccaggcccctctgtgcctccatatagtagccagaccccctctttgcccctatatagtagctagACCCcttctgtacctccatatagtagtaaggcccctctgtgcctccatatagtagccaggcccccttTGTGTTTCCATATTGTAGTTGAGTCCCTCCCCATGTGAgacccctatatagtagctagccccccatgtgtgcctctatatagtagctagccccccatgtgtgcctccatatagcagaTATGCCTGTCTGAGCTCCATGACAGTAGTTACCCCCACACCCTATAGTACTAGACCCCTTTGAGCAGGTAGgccccctgtaggaagtagccTCCACATAGGTATCCCCCTGTAAGTCTCTCTATATGGTTTAGTTAGTAATCTCACATATATGTGCAAAACTACACAAGCAGCGACTCCAGCCCCCCGCGCGTCTGTAACCCAGGGCTACGCGCCTTTtcagcacatgcgcagtacaacgCAGCTCTTCAGCGGACGCGCGCGAGAGCGAGCAGGAAGTAAAGCGCGCCTGGTCACATGATTCAGTGGAAGTCACCGGCGGCTGTCTAGTCACATGACCGGCCGCCAGTCCTTTGTACGCCGCGGCGGTGCTGGAGGTTCCGGGTCCCCGTGATGTCGTCCGAACAGTTTGAGACGCTGCACGAGCTGTTCACGGAGCGCTATGAGCAGCTGCGGGCCATGCCGCCCAGACTGGAGGGCTGCCGCGGAGGTGACTGcttacacagggggcctatacggTACCGGGAGTAGCAGATACATGTATGAGTCTATGAAGGCTACTGGGATGATCAATAGCTGGAGAGGCTCCTGTCAGAGAACATATACCTAAGGGATTGGAGTATGTGCTGCCCCCCTGTGGTGCCCCATTGTATTATATCGCAGTGTGCTGTCATGTTACAGGCCCCTATGGCCGGTCTGGAGCTCGGTTATGACCACAGTACTCTTGGGTTTGCCCCACACGTTTGGCTGTCACCATTTTGTGCCTGCcagtgactttaaaggggtagtccacccaaaaaaaatttctttcaaatcaactgctgccatgaagtgacagagatttttaatttacttctattaaaaaatctcaagccttccagtacttatcagctgctgtatgcccaacaggaagttgtattatttccagtctggagagcaggaggggttttctatggggatttgctcctgctttggacagtttctgacatggacagaggaggcaacagagagcactgggtcagacaggaaagaaaacaccacttcctgctggacatacagcagctaataagtactggaagacttaagattttttaatagaagtgaattacaaatctctggcactttatggcaccagttgatttgaaagaaattttttttgggtggactacccctttaagccaaagaCCACTACTGGGGCTGATAGTTGTGGGGTAGCAAGGATGGGGCGATAACTTCTCAGATCCATGGATAGTGAGAAAGCTTCATCAGTAGTGGAAGGGAGACACTCACCCCGTGTGATGTGGGTATTATCATGGTATACTGGGTAGGAtgagggtgtatacagcagcctgcCCGCTCCTGGGGAtgagggtgtatacagcagcctgcCCGATCCCGAGGAtgagggtgtatacagcagcctgtCCGCTCCTGAGGAtgagggtgtatacagcagcctgcccgctcctgaggatgagggtgtatacagcagcctgcccgctcctgaggatgagggtgtatacagcagcctgtCCGCTCCTGAGGATGAGTGTGTATACAGCAGCCTGCCCGCTCCTGAGGAtgagggtgtatacagcagcctgcCCGCACCTGAGGAtgagggtgtatacagcagcctgcCCGCTCCTGAGGATGGGTGTGTATACAGCAGCCTGCCCGCTCCTGGGGAtgagggtgtatacagcagcctgcccgctcctggggatgatggtgtatacagcagcctgcccgctcctggggatgatggtgtatacagcagcctgcCCGCACCTGAGGAtgagggtgtatacagcagcctgcCCGCACCTGAGGAtgagggtgtatacagcagcctgcccgctcctgaggatgagggtgtatacagcagcctgcccgctcctgaggatgagggtgtatacagcagcctgcccgctcctgaggatgagggtgtatacagcagcctgcCCGCTCCTGGGGAtgagggtgtatacagcagcctgcccgctcctgaggatgagggtgtatacagcagcctgcccgctcctgaggatgagggtgtatacagcagcctgcccgctcctgaggatgagggtgtatacagcagcctgcccgctcctgaggatgagggtgtatacagcagcctgcccgctcctgaggatgatggtgtatacagcagcctgcccgctcctgaggatgagggtgtatacagcagcctgcccgctcctgaggatgagggtgtatacagcagcctgcccgctcctgaggatgagggtgtatacagcagcctgcCCGCTCCTGGGGAtgagggtgtatacagcagcctgcccgctcctgaggatgagggtgtatacagcagcctgcCCGCTCCTGGGGAtgagggtgtatacagcagcctgcCCGCTCCTGGGGAtgagggtgtatacagcagcctgcCCGCTCCTGAGGATGGGTGTGTATACAGCAGCCTGCCCGCTCCTGAGGAtgagggtgtatacagcagcctgcCCGCTCCTGAGGATGGGTGTGTATACAGCAGCCTGCCCGCTCCTGGGGAtgagggtgtatacagcagcctgcccgctcctgaggatgagggtgtatacagcagcctgcCCGCTCCTGGGGAtgagggtgtatacagcagcctgcCCGCTCCTGAGGATGGGTGTGTATACAGCAGCCTGCCCGCTCCTGGGGATGGGTGTGTATACAGCAGCCTGCCCGCTCCTGAGGAtgagggtgtatacagcagcctgcccgctcctgaggatgagggtgtatacagcagcctgcccgctcctgaggatgagggtgtatacagcagcctgccccctgctgatgatgagggtgtatacagcagcctgcctgctgctgaggatgagggtgtatacagcagcctgcCCGATCCCGAGGATGGGTGTGTATACAGCAGCCTGCCCGCTCCCGAGGATGGGTGTGTATACAGCAGCCTGCCCGCACCTGAGGATGGGTGTGTATACAGCAGCCTGCCCGCTCCTGGGGATGagggtgtatatagcagcctgtccGCTCCTGAGGATGAGTGTGTATACAGCAGCCAGCCCGCTCCTGGGGAtgagggtgtatacagcagcctgcCCGCTCCTGGGGAtgagggtgtatacagcagcctgcCCGCTCCTGGGGAtgagggtgtatacagcagcctgcccgctcttggggatgtatacagcagcctgcccgctcctgaggatgagggtgtatacagcagcctgcccgctcttggggatgtatacagcagcctgcccgctcctggggaggggggtgtatacagcagcctgcCCGCTCTTGGGGATGTATACAGCAGCCTGCCCGCTCTTGGGGATGTATACAGCAGCCTGCCCCAACCCGTCCTTAGCTATACCAGTGATGCTTCAGGGCTCCCTCTGTACAGCCACTAGTGATCACATATAGACAGGGACATAAGTGGAGGTTCTCAGGGCATGCACATCTGGATGTCTATAATGGTTTGGTCCATCACCCATGGGCTACTATTTAGTGGTATGAGCTGCCATCCCTCTCTGTAGTGACTGGATCCCTTTGTGCAGATTCCTGGTCCAGCACTGGGACCCCACCCATCTCAGACCATGAGCCCCCATTACATACTAGTGTTTGAATGGCGAAAGCATTTTCTCAACTAAACGATTTGTATTGTTCCACAGAGCAGCGTAAAAGCTTACTTCGAGAATTTGACAAGCGGCATCTAGAGGCACATGAGATGGTGAGGAGCTGACGCCCTGGAGTTTTCTCTTTTTCCATTGTCACATTTGTAACACTTCATTTATTTTACTCCATACTTTGCTTTACTGTCATTTTCTCAGATATGTCAAAGGTTACTGATCAGGTCTCGCTCCTGAGATACAGTCGGGGGGAGTGTGCAGCAGCATGATTCTCTCCCCGACAGTCATAAAATCCGACTTCATTAGAGTCTGTGGAGCAAACAAGTGTTGTAAGTCTCTACCagtcagggagagaagcgcaCTGCCGTAAAGTCCCCTCAGCTGTATCTCAGGATCCTTTCAGGTCTTAGGAGTGAGACCTGACGCGATCAGTAACCTTTgatggcattacagagtgcagaaacagccatccaagggggaaggagaatgaaaagataataacaagtatggaaggaattgttagtctcatcatgggcagcaacatatcaaaagttctgTTTGATTGGAATATTGCTTTAATACATCGCACGCTATGGAAATCGCACGGATAACTTTGTGCTGCGGATTCTGTGCACGCTCCTGCTTGAACATCTGGCTGTCCCATAGGCTTCACTCTAGGCTCAGGCCGATTCAGTTGTCCGCCCTAAGAATTGACATAACCTTAGAATGGGACATATGGGACCAGCGGGTGGGGGAGGGCGGTCTTGGGGCGCGGCGACACAATGCAATCCGCGGCAAGTTATCTGTGGGATTTCCATAGTGTGCCAGGGCTCTAAAAAGGAAATCTGTGCAAAGGGCACAACACCTGACTTGGCTGAATACTTGTTGCCACCGGAATACATAGAGACTTAATCTTGGAGAAGACTTGGATTGATGGCGGTGCTGCTAAGTTTCTAAAAGGTTTTATTGCACAAAACTAGACATTTCAaaattgtaatgttttttttctttgggtaAGGCACCTTCCCTGGAGAAGAAGTCTTTGCGATTGTGTGATTATTTTTGTGCAATAAAACCTTTTAGAAAATGACTaatgatgagcgaacctggagcatgctcgagtccatccgaacccgaacgttcggcatttgattagcggtggctgctgaagttggataaagccctaaggctatgtggaaatcatggatatagtcattggctgtatccatgttttccagacaaccttagagctttatccaacttcagcagcccccgctaatcaaatgccgaacgttcgggttcggatggactcggacccgaacccagttcgctcatctctaagaatGACCCATGTTGGAGTTATCCCCGATCACAGCCACTGATGGGAGGTGTaacaggaggaggatgtgtgatCTCCATAGAGCACTATAGATCACCCCACAGAGAGGAGTAAGCATGGACATGTTATCACCCCCACCATATCCAGCCTAGGTGATACTTACACTTTGTGCTAAACGGGAAGTAAATGCTGCTCATCAACAATATCTGTCTAGAAGCTATGAGCAACTGTCTGCTATTCTGAATGTCtaatttttaacaattttttagcTTTCACAAATGGAGGAAGAACTTAAAGGTGCCCCGCGATCCTTCCAGAACCAGATGATAAATAAGATGCGCACATATAGGAAAGTCCTTGCAGAGCTGCAGCGAGAGGCGAAAACTCTGAATAGCGGATTCTCCTCGGATGACGGCAGGAAGGGATTTTATACTGTAGAAAATGAGCAGAGGGTAAGTCCTGTAATAGGAGGACGGCACTCACTGTACCACTGTAGTTAGGACTACCTGCAGtcttgttacaaaactacaattaccatcatgcctggatagccaaagctggAAAAGATAggactgcaacagctggagggtcacaggttCCTCAGCCCTAATTTAAATAGTCACTGTCATTTTGGGTAACTATAGCCAAATCAATAGGGAATGTGAATATAGGCTTATTTGTAATATCTAGTACATTAACAATATTAatttgttaatttaaaaaaaaaaaactcatgacCACCAGGGGTCTCCCTTCCGATGTATTTGCAGTCCACTGCCAATCagaaaacaatacaccacttcctgcaggacatacagcagctgttaagtactggaaggcttgagatttttttttttttttttttaaattacaaacttctggcaccagttgatttaaaacattttttttttttgctggagtacccctttaaatggtagtGAGAAATAGCTAGGCCCATTTCACACTGGCACAGCACGCATGCTGCGGCACTGGATGATCCCCTACTGACAGCTCAGGTGAGACTGTGATCAAGGAACAGTCTGGGCAACAGAATAATTCTGCGTGCTCCTTAGCCTCTGCATTGCATCTGTGGACTAAAGGAATGGACATTCCCTTGGGAGCAGTGCTGGCACAGGTCATGCTTGCCTGGGAACAACCACAGGTTCCGAAACAAACAACTGCAGAGGgacagcagaattttttttcccttcatgtCATACAGCTGCATTATTCAGCCTTGTTGCTTTTGACATTCACTTTTGGAGGGTCAGCTCCTCGGATTAGAGGTGACATCCTGGACATTATCCTTAATAAGTTGGCAGCGGTCTCTGAATAAGGTTCCTGACTTGTATAATTCCTATCTCGCTTATAGCAAGCTGCCAAGTCCCTGGCCCTGAGGTAGCAGAGCCAGATGGTTCAGTGCCGCATTCCTCCTGTTTGGAATGTAAGACGCATTGCTTTTCTCTTCCCTTTTTAACATTTTCAGTTCCGGTTTTTACATTGACCATATTTGCCCCATGTTATCCGGAtgatttttttgtatacttaaatGGATACTCCATAGAAAACTGTTTTACTtagatcaactgatgtcagaaagctatataaatttgtaatttacttctatttaaaaatatcaagtcttcccatacttatcagctactgtatatcctgcaggaagtggtgtattctctccagtctgacacagtgctctctgctgccacctctgttcatgtcaggaactgtcaagagcgggagaggttttctatggggatttgctactgtttttggacagttcctgacatggacagaggtggcagcaaagagcactgtgtcagactggaaagaatacactacttccttcagggcatacagcggctgataagtactggaacactggggagttttaaatagaagtaaattacaaatctatataactatctgacaccgtttttttccctctggagtacccctttaaaacagtacATACCTTCTACCTTACACTTCTAGTTCACTGCTCCCGACCATGTCACATATGCAGCAGCCAGCAGTGCAACAGTCTACAATGCAGCTAGATACTGACCTTCCTGAAGGGAACAGTTTACTCCAGGCATTAAGTTTAGTCTCTAGTGTTAGGGTAAAGGGTAAAAAACTGCTCCTGGCACCATGGCCTAAAACACTGCTGGACAGGGAAGAGTTAATAGGGTTTTCTTCTTATATGTGAAGCTTCACCATTGCAGAATGACATATtctgtctttttgttttttattagacTTTGTTCAATTACTTACTACTGTAAACTAGAATTTTCCTGTTCATGAACAGCAGAGGGTGAAATCCCATCCTGACCCACTGAGATATATGCGGCTGTATCTAAGCCAGGTATCACTCCTGCCATGTCCTAATAGTTGAGCATTGGCGGTCAGATCCTAGTATCCGCAGTGTATCCCATGAGCGATCAGAGAAGATGCGGATgaatttgtattttttagatacacacacactttGTCCATTTTGATGTGTATATGAAGCAAGATTACAGGTTGTTATTGTTTCCTCTATAGGCGACAATGAATCCACAAAGGGCACTGCTCCTCCAAGGCCATGAGAGTCTGAACAGGACCACAGATAGTATCGCCAGATCTCATTGTATAGCTGCTGAGACCGATGCCATTGGGCAGAATATAGTGGAGGAGCTGGGAgaacagagggagcagctggaaCGAACAAAGGATCGAGTAAGTAAACACTTGTGcatgtagtagaagtagtagaagTGTGGCTTTAATTACTGGGCTAGTGGAGGATGACTGCTGTAAATACTAGGATAGTGGTGGGGTTGGGCTGCTGTAAATGCTGGGCTAGTGGAGGGATGTGCTGCTGTAAATGCTGGGCTAGTGGAGGGGTGGGCTGCTGTAAATGCTGGGCTAGTGGAGGGGTGGGCTGCTGTAAATGCTGGGCTAGTGGAGGGGTGGGCTGCTGTAAATGCTGGGCTAGTGGAGGGGTGTGCTGCTGTAAATGCTAGGCTAGTGGAGGGGTGGGCTGCTTTAATTGCTGGGCTAGTGGAGGGGTGGGCTGCTGTAAATGCTAGGCTAGTGGAGGGGTGGGCTGCTTTAATTGCTGGGGTAGTGGAGGGGCTGCTGTAATTGCTGGGCTAGTGGAGGGGTGGGCTGTTGTAAATTCTGGGCTATTGGGGGGCTGGTGGGATTTCTGGGCTAGTGGAGGGGATGGGCTGCTGTAAATGCTGGGCTAGTAGAGGGGCTGCTGTAAATGCTGGGCTTTTGGGGGCTGCTGGGATTTCTAGGCTAGTGGAGACATTGGCTACTTTAAATGCTGAACTATTGGAGGGGGTGGGCTGCTGTAAATGCTGGACTAGTGGAATGTGCTGCTGTAAATTCTGGGGCAGTGGAGGGGATAGGCTGCCGTGATTGAAGGGCTAGTGGAGAGGGTGGGCTGCAGTGATTGCTGGGCTAGTGGAGAGGGTGGGCTGCAGTGATTGCTGGGCTAGTGGAGGGGGTGGGCTGTTGTACAATGTAGTAGCTGTTTTCCTGTTGCTGCAGTGTATGAGGTTTGGCTCTGGGGTTTAGCAGTGATGTAAGAGATTTATAAGAGCTGCTACATCTTTGTTGGATCCCACCTTTCCCTCCTGGTGCTTTACTAGAACTGTTGTGGTTGTTAACTCTTATTTTGACACTTTTTTTCCCAGCTAATAAACACAGGTGAAAATCTGAGCAAAAGTCGGAAGATTCTGCGCTCCATGTCTCGGAAGTAAGTTCTTACTTTGTTTGCCTTTATACTTTAGTTATAGAATCATGGCTCTTTACTTATGAAGAGGTATACTCACCACCAGTGCTGCTCCGACAGTGACTGTCCCACAGCAACATTTTGGGAGACACTACTCTCCTTACTTGTGCACCTCCCGGCTCTCCCTATAGGATCGGGGAGGGTTCGGCTTCCATGTAAACTACTTATTCTTTGTTCCTTTGTAGAATTGTGACAAACAAGCTCCTCctttccatcatcatcattcttGAGATCATCATTCTTGGCGCCGTGGTCTACGTAAAGTTTTTCCGTAAAACATGAATGGACTTTGCGGATCCGATGAAGGACTCCTGTGGGGCTGTGAAGTGTAAATACACCCCATGTGAGGGTAATACTGTAAATGTGTACAGAACATGAGACACGTGGCGCTGCCCTGCAGCATGTATGGGTGATAGCTGCGGCTGCTGGGACCTATCCATAAGGCGATTGTTAGCCGTTACTTGAGATTCTGTAAACTACCTCTACAGAAGAGGTAAAGCCCTAAAGTTATCGGCATTAGGGACGACATCAGGACGTGTTGCACATAGTGACGGACCTCCAAATAAACTGTTATTTCTTATAATCCCTTATTGTATTCTCCGTTAGTCTCTTCCACAATGAATGTAATAAAATACAGGTAAGAGTATTCTATTATTGTTATGGACACATCTAATATCCcattaaaaaaatgaaatctcTTTGTATTTATATAGACTTTATCGTATGGCACCTATGTAaaaagagactgtcagcaggtttaggctgtcctatctcagggtagcataaactagtgactcctctccattatgtgcatgagctcagtagtcctggatattcatgagaagcagaaaactccacccaccagctgctgattggcagttatctatccatgctgtgtataggcagtcacccggcaatcagcaactggagggtggggggaggggtctggcaagaatcctattctcctgcatattaggagaacggctaaacagaatgatgtaagtaatacaccgatctgttcaacatttctgtcactagtttatgctgccctcatttaaaaccgcataaacctagtgacagattccatttGAGTTCACAGAGCCCATAATACAGCTTGGAATAGGGGAGTAAATCTATATGAACTAAAACCATGGCTGAATATAGAAACCAATAGGTGCACAATGTTTCAGCAACACCGTGGGGCCCTTGGTCACTGCATGGGGCATGATTTCCTCAGCAAGTGATGACCATGATCTATCAATGGTACCTACCCCAATGCAATGCACTAATATTGCCTAGTGGGGGGCTGTCCAAGTCACATTTTACACATATTGTATAACATGGCAAAATATAGAAGtggccatatactatatacctaagCTGAGTCCTCCTCTCTTTGAGAGTTCTCCATGCTGGATCCTCAGTAGGGAGCACCCTCTATATAACACCTATAAACCCTCATAGAGGAATATGGACAGGGTATTATCATATCTCTCTATTCCTGCTCGTCTGCTGGCAAGCAGTACTATTATTGTGTCAGTGATTGTGTCCGCTACACATTGCACAGACTAGCAGCTCAATGTTATGACTGCAATAGCTCTCCCCACCTGTAGTTTTGCCACTTCAGACTAGCAGCTCAATGTTATGACTGCGATAGCTCTCCCCACCAGTGGCTTTGTCCAGGGTTACATGCCTCCATTATACCTTGGACAAAGCAACTTACTAACATTGAGCTGTTATTTCCACTTTAAATTGGATGAGAACAAAGGGTGAGATTCTGGACTGAATAGTAGATACAACACCCTCATCCAAAACAGATCTCACACTTTTAGGATTGTATAAGGATTCAGCTGGGTCAAACCCTGTATGTAAACCTATGAACAAGACAGACATTTAAGTTCATAAGaagttttattaaaaatatgtaaattCAAACATAACTTAGAGAAGAATATTCAATATAATCTACTTCTAATAAGAAGTCAGATGCAACCTATATAGGAGCTATCTATAGACGTGGATCTATATCAGCTATTTGGTCTGAATAGTAGCCGTGCTTCTTCCTGAAACACTGTATGTTAGCCGGAAAACGATTGTGTCCAGTGTTAAACGGAGGATACACACCATGCTTACAAGAATAATCCGCACCTCTAGGAGGAATTGTTTACACAAGGGTAATACAGGTCTGAGCTGTTGTATGGCGGCACATATAGTCCTATGTCCTGTATAGTACAGGGCCCTAGCGCACCTTGTGCTCCCAGTACACTGTGGTGCTTCTAGGGGAGCTTAACACCATAAGCCTCTTGCACACGTCCGTGTTTGGCTCCATGACTGGGGACTGCCTATGGATGTGGGCCATCTGCAATCACAGACCATAAGGGGATAAAGTCTGTGGACCGCAATCCACACCATCTCAATACAGATCCTATTGATGTGGTCTGGGCTTAGGAAAAGTTCACAAACCATACAGTCCTGTGCATTggtccatagactataatggggccTATACAGCTGGCAATTGCATTCAGCAAATTACGGCAGTGTGCAAGGGGCCCAATACTGAGTGTATGAAGCTGGAGGCGTATAGAGGTACAGTAGGAACTATatcggtatgttcacactgaggaggaATACAGCAGAGGAATCCGCTGCAAATTTGCTACGGGTTCCACTTCAAACTttgcccgtaaaatatgaactttTCATTGCCCCATTGATTTTCATAGGGTTTCTGCACTGTTGTTCACACGTGCGGATTCCgcaagaggaatcctatagaagtgaaTGAGGCTTGAATTCTGCCAAAGATAAATAGGTGAggaatcttaaagtgtcactgtcgttttaattttttttttttttttttttttgcagaaatcaatagtacaggcaattctaagaaactttgtatttgggtttattagctgaaaaatgcatttgttatcatgaaaaagcagtttgaagctctcccccccccccctgtcttcataattttctatggagaggggaggggtggagggaggtgAGGCAcctaaacaggacaacaaagaattaacAGCTACatcagcactgacttctctgacctctgaatacggctttcatacagctcctgctgtgtaatcctttgttctctgctggcgattaatctccccctcccgtctctatagaacagacaggactcgactgatgtaaGAGAGTCGAGCTTtccttataatgagcagtgaatgagagggggggggggagtctttttgaatgcagataatggcacatttgcctaataaaccctattacaaagtttcttaaaatcacctgtattattaatttctggaaaaaaataaataaaacgacagtgacgctttaagcaGAAAACCTTCCTCTTCAATTGactattactcagtgtgaacataccctaatacagtcatgtgtattcttttcagccacTAAAATGGAAACTATTCCTTCAGAAGGAAGAGATCTATCAGAAAATGGACCCATATGACTCTAGTGTATACAAGACATTAGGGCAgtaggaaactacaactcccagcacccaGTTTCCTACTCTAGTTCTCAtacaaaccttaaaggggtagtgcaccaaaaaaaatttctttcaaatcaactgctgccatgaagtgccagagatttgtaatttacttctattaaaaagtctcaagccttccagtacttatgagctgctttgtgtccagcaggaagtggtgttttctttcctgtctgacacagtgctctctgttgcctcctctgtccatgtcaggaactgtccagagaaggagcaaatccctatagaaaacctctcctgctctccagactggaaataataccacttcctgctgggcatacagcagctgataagtactggaaggcttgagattttttaatagaagtaaattacaaatctctggcacttcattccagcagttgatttgaaataatttttttgggggtgcactacccctttaagaaacagagCATTGGCCATCAAATATTACATGCAACGCTGTAGCACCAGGCAATGCTCACCGTAAACCTCACCCATGGTACAGTTAGTGGTTTTGGAACTTTTAAGATCAATATCCAATGTGGATATCTATAATCCAGGAAGCATTACTGGATTTCAGTCCATTATATTGCAGGAAAATGTTGGAGATTGCATCCATTAGATTCCCTAGC encodes:
- the VTI1B gene encoding vesicle transport through interaction with t-SNAREs homolog 1B gives rise to the protein MSSEQFETLHELFTERYEQLRAMPPRLEGCRGEQRKSLLREFDKRHLEAHEMLSQMEEELKGAPRSFQNQMINKMRTYRKVLAELQREAKTLNSGFSSDDGRKGFYTVENEQRATMNPQRALLLQGHESLNRTTDSIARSHCIAAETDAIGQNIVEELGEQREQLERTKDRLINTGENLSKSRKILRSMSRKIVTNKLLLSIIIILEIIILGAVVYVKFFRKT